One window of Camelina sativa cultivar DH55 chromosome 4, Cs, whole genome shotgun sequence genomic DNA carries:
- the LOC104779654 gene encoding protein PHLOEM PROTEIN 2-LIKE A8-like encodes MAIFSPTQAHQVFLNYRGEQLRYSFVSHLVDAFERNEISFFVDKYEQRGKDLQNLFLRIQVSRIALAIFSTRYTESSWCLDELVKMKKLSDKRNLQIIPIFYKVKAEEVRNQTGDFGDNFWTLAKVSSGDQIKKWKEALECISDKMGLSLGDQSSEADFVKDVVTAVQSVVAATGLEEEEKHFGKKKRKDCKFELPGFKRSRTK; translated from the exons ATGGCAATCTTCTCTCCCACTCAAGCGCATCAAGTGTTTTTGAACTACAGGGGAGAGCAACTGCGTTACAGCTTCGTGAGCCACCTCGTCGATGCTTTTGAAAGGAATGAGATCAGCTTCTTCGTAGACAAATACGAACAGAGAGGCAAAGACCTTCAAAATCTCTTTCTTCGAATCCAAGTGTCGAGGATCGCGCTTGCCATCTTCTCTACCAG ATACACCGAGTCGAGCTGGTGTCTGGATGAGttggtgaagatgaagaaactatCCGATAAAAGAAACCTCCAAATCATTCCAATCTTCTACAAGGTAAAGGCAGAGGAGGTTAGAAATCAGACAGGTGACTTTGGTGACAACTTCTGGACGCTCGCGAAGGTTTCAAGTGGAGATCAGATCAAGAAATGGAAGGAAGCCTTGGAGTGTATCTCTGACAAGATGGGTTTATCATTGGGAGACCAGAG CTCTGAAGCCGATTTTGTCAAGGATGTTGTTACGGCAGTTCAGAGTGTTGTAGCAGCAACTGgacttgaggaagaagagaaacattttgggaaaaagaagaggaaagattGCAAATTTGAGCTTCCTGGTTTCAAGAGAAGCAGAACCAAATAA